A window of the Lysinibacillus irui genome harbors these coding sequences:
- a CDS encoding YdcF family protein: protein MGIVLYIWLGKEIEQGVEPNANGSADYMIILGAKVKPGGVPSLSLKSRLEVAVQYLTNYPHVKVIVSGGQGPDEDRTEASVMKDYLEQKGIEASRIIIEDQSTSTYENLVFSKELLPKETKKITIVSNDFHLKRAKYLAEALNFEVDVVAAKTPKSVEAKLRIRERAALLKTYIIGY from the coding sequence ATGGGCATTGTTCTTTATATCTGGTTGGGAAAAGAAATCGAGCAGGGAGTTGAACCAAATGCCAATGGCTCTGCTGATTATATGATTATACTTGGAGCAAAAGTAAAGCCTGGTGGTGTACCATCGCTGTCGTTAAAAAGTAGATTAGAGGTGGCGGTACAATACTTAACAAACTATCCGCATGTTAAGGTTATTGTGTCAGGTGGGCAAGGACCTGATGAAGATCGAACAGAGGCATCTGTCATGAAAGATTATCTGGAACAGAAAGGTATTGAGGCTTCAAGAATTATCATAGAGGATCAATCTACATCGACTTATGAAAATTTAGTATTTTCTAAAGAACTATTACCAAAAGAGACAAAGAAAATCACCATCGTTTCTAATGACTTTCATTTGAAACGTGCCAAATATCTAGCTGAAGCATTAAATTTTGAAGTGGATGTCGTAGCGGCCAAAACACCTAAGTCAGTAGAAGCTAAACTAAGAATAAGAGAAAGAGCCGCATTATTAAAAACATATATTATAGGCTATTAA